In Trichocoleus desertorum NBK24, the following are encoded in one genomic region:
- a CDS encoding pseudouridine synthase → MPYRYLLFYKPYDVLTQFTDNSAEIPRQTLKSYIPVPGIYPVGRLDRDSEGLLLLTNHGQLQHRLSDPQFQHPRTYWVQVERVPDAAALAQLRQGVTIQDYKTRPAQVTLLPTEPTLPPREPPIRFRKNVPTAWLEMTLTEGKNRQVRRMTAAVGFPTLRLVRIAIAHLQLAGLEPGQWRDLTLPEQASLQQLCFPRAKLN, encoded by the coding sequence GTGCCTTATCGTTACCTGCTGTTTTATAAGCCGTACGACGTGCTGACGCAATTTACAGACAATAGTGCTGAAATCCCTCGTCAGACTCTCAAAAGTTACATTCCTGTCCCTGGAATTTACCCAGTCGGTCGATTGGATCGAGATAGTGAAGGCTTGCTCCTACTGACCAATCACGGTCAACTACAACACCGCCTCAGTGACCCGCAATTTCAACATCCTCGTACTTACTGGGTGCAGGTAGAGCGAGTTCCCGATGCCGCCGCTTTAGCTCAATTGCGCCAAGGCGTGACGATTCAAGACTACAAAACTCGGCCTGCCCAAGTGACGCTACTGCCGACAGAACCCACTTTGCCTCCTCGCGAACCTCCCATTCGATTTCGTAAAAATGTCCCTACTGCTTGGCTGGAGATGACCTTAACAGAAGGCAAAAATCGTCAAGTGCGTCGCATGACCGCAGCGGTGGGGTTTCCGACTCTGCGCCTGGTACGAATTGCGATCGCCCACCTCCAATTGGCAGGACTAGAGCCAGGTCAATGGCGAGATCTAACCCTCCCAGAGCAGGCGAGTTTACAGCAGCTTTGCTTTCCGAGAGCAAAACTTAATTAA